The segment TGGATCTCAGAGAGGTAAGTCATCCTACGAGCACACGGGCGGACAGATGCATGCATACGGAGGACGAAGAGACTGATGATTAATGATATTAGCAATCACATGCCACGATCCTCACGTTGTCTGCCGACGACCCATTGATCGCTTCGCAGGCGACCACGCTGGAGAAGGATCACGCCTCCTTCGTTCTGTCGCTGGCGCATGAGTCGGATATGATTGTGAGTCTTAGATTACTGGATACTGGCATTGCGAAGGACGTGAGCGGTGTGGTCAGGATTACGCGTGGAGGAGACAGTAGCGGCGAGAGGCAGATTGAAGAAAAGGAGTATCTGTATCATGTCGGAGGAGACGGTGGCGTTCGGGTCTTTGAAAGGGGGCAATAAATAGCTGGTTCGAAAACATTGGGCCTGATATTGAATTTGATAACCATCATCACACATCACGTCATATCTGATATTCGTGGCTCTCCCAAATGTTCCGAAACGCTCGGGTGAATTAACGGAACTGGAATTGTAGAGTAGTAATAAAACTTGCTCGACCGGGCGACACTCAGCCCATCACCAAGCTTGAAAGCTTGCCTTGTCCGTGGGGAGACTTTTGCTGTTTCCGCTTCAGCAAAAAAGACGTTACGCCATTGTATCCCATGACCATGTTTGCTCCTTGCGCATGTCAAGAAAGCCTTTTGAAGATCGAGTTCCCCGCGCGCGCGCAAAATGTAAACCTCATGCACCTTTTGCCCGTTGATGTGAtgtagcagcagcaaaaagCGAGTTTAGGTCCGATCCGTAGATAATCCCAGTCCCTGGTTACACCGCACCCGCCGAAGAAAACGATCCCGTCCCATTTGTCCCgcttcgccgccgccagttCACGTTAATCGACCCGAGAGAACAGAAAATCCAACCCAGTTCGCTCATTTAAGCAGCGACGGGAGCCTTGGAGCCCTTGGGGACACCGGTCTGGAAGCCGTTCTTGAACTTGCGAGAGACGGTGCTGAGGTAACGGAGGCGACCAGTGCCGGTGGTCTTTCTGCGCTTAGCCTTCTCAGACCAGTTGTCTGTATTGCAAAACCCTGATGTCAGCATTCTGACACTTGCGCCCGAGATTCGGGGGGAACCTCTCAGGTAGGCCCCCTCGAGGATAATAGAGTCCAACGTACACTTGCGGGTCTTGGCGGCAGGGTAGCCGCAAGAAGCGCAGACCTTCTTCTGGTTGTGGAGCGAACGGCGACTGGTGAATCGATTGTCAATTTCTTGTTCTGTTGTAGCGGAGGACGTCGTCGATGTTCGTGTATCTTTGTGATCGTCGACCCATGtgttctcctttttttcaTTCGGATTCGGATTCGTGTCGACTTACCCGCAACGTCTGCAAAGACCGTGGGTCTTGGTGTGGCTGTTTGGAGAGTTAGTTACCCTTATCCGACAGTGTCCGAGCCGTATGGGTCCTCAAACATACCGCTTGCCAAAGCTCGAAGTTCCCTTAGCTGTTCGCCACCGTGTCAGCCCATCGTGTCCCAATCATATCGCATCCTCTCGTAGTTGTTGTGCATTATTTCGTCTTCGAGCCGTATGTCGTCCAGTTTACAGTCGCTCAGGGCAACATTTCGACCAGATCGTCAATTCGGTCGTTGGCGAGGGGTCGATCAAAAATGGTTTTGAGGTACGTCGTGTGTCTGCAGGATCAGGGAAAACCTACTCATTTTGGCGGTTGCTGTGTTCGAACAAAATCAGTATGGCCGTAAGGGAACCTCTTGTTGGGGGTGGAGCGGAAATaccttcgtcgtcgtcaccggGCGGAGCGTTGTCGTGAGTTGGATGATTCTCTCAAGTCTAGGATCGCGAAATTTTGGGAATGTGCGGCAGCCAGATTTCCCGCTTAGGGCTGCCGCGTACCCCCGCCACATGTGGCTGCGGATTGTGGCTTGTGTCACCTGTTGGGCGCAACCTGCGCTGCCGCGTCCCACCCGTCCCTTTAGCCGACCCACAATTCCGTGCCGCCCAGGCCCACTCAAGACTTCAATCATCCAGACCTCCTGGCAGGACCACATCGATGAGACTTCGCCGACGCTTCAATTATACATGATATCTTGTTGCTTTAGGCCGCCTGAGAGCGGCATCGACGGCACTTGGTATGCAACTGTACGCATCAGTTCAAAAAGTAGTTAAACCTGCAGATATCTCTCACCAGACGGTAACAACTTCGAGAAGAATAGGACACTCTCTGTAGCAGAAACAAGCAGGATAAGATGGACTTGAATCCACGTGTGAACTGACTTGAGATGTAGCTCTCTTAAACACCCATTTCAATGACCACGAAGTCAAAGCTGAAGCTCATCAGTCATCCCGATCCACAAACATCATGAATCACCCTCAAGGCTTTATAGTCAACAGAAATGTTGCTGGGACAAAAACATTCAAGTTCCGAAAGATGTCGTCTTATAATGAGAAACTAACTACAACTTTTCTAAACGCTCCAAGCATTCTTCGGACACTGAAGGGCCGTACTAGATGCTCAACCAGATACCAACTCCAAATGAAATCCCACACTTAGATCTTCAGCTTGCTGAACTCCTCCAGAGTGCGCTGGTAgttctccttcgccgcctgAGCATCGGccagcttctgcttctcaGACTCCTGGACAGCCTCACTGACCTTCTCGAAACCATCCTTGGACAGCAActcctgctgcttcttgatggTGAGGTCAGTCTTCTGCAACTTGGTggtgatcttcttgatctcaGCATCGATGTCGCTGATGTTACCGCCAACCTGGAGAAGGACGGTGATCTCGGCATTGATGACATAGACGGCGCAGCCTCTTGGCAGCTCCTCATCGGCGGCCAAGACGCGGACCTCCTTAACGCCCTTGCCACAGAGTGTCCTGATGGCGGCGATCTGAGCGTTGACAGTGGCGAGACTGCCCTCAGTAGTGGCCTTGATGAACGCGCTGCCGTCCGACTTGATGTTGTAGTCGGCAGCCAGGGAGCGGATGCCGCCGGCGCACTTAAGACCAAGCTCGTAGTCCTCAGCTTCAGTAGCGAACTCAAGCTGAGACTCGAAGGTAGGGTAAGGAGCAAGCATGATGGTCTCGCCATCGCCCTGCTTGCGAGGAAGACGCTGCCAAAGCTCCTCAGTGATATAGGGCATGATGGGGTGGAGAAGACGCAGCGCCACGTCAATGGTGTGGTAGAGGGTCTGCTGCACGCTCTGCTGCTCCTCAGGAGTACCGTCGCTGAGGATACCCTTGCTATTCTCGATGAAGACGTCGCAGAGCTCATCGTAGAAGAACTGGTAGGCAACCTTGGTGGCTCTGGAGAATTCGCGGGCCTCGAGAGCATCGTTCATGCCCTTGACGGCGACGTTCATGCGGTGAAGGATCCACTTCTCAGGGACAGACAGATTGGCAACGTCAAGCTCGGCCTTGGGCACAAACTCCTGAGGAAGCTTGCCGAGGACGTACTTGGTGGCTTGCCAAATCTTGTTGCAGAATCTGCGGTAAGCGTGCATAACCTTGATGTCAAAGTTGATATCGCCACCACCAGTGGTGTAAGAGAGAAGGGTGAAACGCATGGCGTCAGCACCGCACTCGGGGATACCACCGGGGAAGGCCGTCTTCTGGTACTTGGTAGCTCTGGCGActtcgtcctccttcaaGTTACCGACCAGCAGCTTGGCATGGAGGTCCTCGAGCTCGATACCACGAATGATGTCAAGAGGGTCGATGACGTTGCCCAAAGACTTGCTCATCTTCCTGCCCTCGGAATCGCGGATCAAACTGTGGCAGTACACCTCGGTGAACGGCACCTCTCCGGTCATCTTGAGACTGAGCATGATCATACGGGCGACCCAGAAGAACAAAATATCCCAGCCGGTCTCGAGCATGCTGGTAGGGAAGAACTTCTTGAAGTCGAGGTTCTCGGTGTTGGGCCAGCCAAGAATGGCCATGGGCCAAAGTCCGGAGCTGAACCAGGTATCGAGACAGTCGGGATCTTGCTCAAGGGTGAACTTGCGGCCGGCGAACTTGGCCTCAGCCTTGGCCTGCGCCTCCTCCTGTGTTCTGCCAACGATCCACTCGGACTTCTCATGCTCGCGCTggccctcctcaccctcaaaGATGACGCGGTAGGCAGGAATACGATGGCCCCACCAGAGCTGACGAGAAATACACCAATCCTGGATATCGGCAAGCCACCTCTTGTAGGACTTGTTAGCACTCTCGGGGGAGATCTTGAccttgccctcctcgacgacctgGAGCGCGGCTTcgcccatctccttcatgCGAACCCACCACTGCTCGGTCATCATGGGCTCAATGACGTCCTTGGACTTCTCGCAGAGGGGGATCTTCATGGGGTTGggctccttcttgacgaaGAGTCCAAGCTTGGTCAATTCCTCCACAACAGTGTAACGGGCGTCGAAACGCTTCTGTCCCTTGAAGGGGCCGGCATTGTCGTTGAGGGTTCCGTTCTCGTTAAGAATGTTAATGAACTCAAGGTTGTGACGCTGACCAAGCTGGTAATCATTGAAATCGTGGGCCGGGGTCAACTTGACAGCACCGGTACCGAACTCCTTGTCGACGTAGCTGTCGGTGACAATGGGGAGGAGACGGTCGACGAAGGGGTGGCGGGCGAACTTGCCGACAAGGTGGGTGTAACGAGGATCCTCGGGGTTGACGGCGATACCGGTATCGCCAAGCATGGTCTCGGGACGGGTGGTGGCAACCTCGATGGTCTCCTCGGAACCGTCAATCTGGTACTTGAAGTGAGTAAGGACACCGAACTCGACCTTCTTGTCGTAGCCGGGGACATCAAGAAGGGTACGGCCGGTAATTTCCTTGTTCTCCACCTCCAAACCACTGAGAGCGGTGTTCAAGTGGGTGCACCAGTTCACCAAGCGGTTGGACCTGTAGATGAGGCCCTCGTCGTGAAGACGGCAGAAAGTCTCCATAGTGGCAGCAGTGAGGTTCTtgtccatggtgaaggccTCACGCTCCCAGTCCATCGAGCCGCCCATGAGCTTCTGAGCATTGTTGATGCGCTGGTGGTAATCgcccttccactcccacacCAGCTCTGTGAACTTCTCACGGCCAAGTTCTTGAcggatcttcttctccttcttccacagCATCTTCTCGACGACGGACTGGGTCGAAATACCGGCATGGTCGCAACCGGGCACCCATAGGGTCTCGTAGCCCTTCATGCGGTACCAGCGGATCAATGTATCTTGCAGGGAGTTGGCGAGAGCATGGCCGCAGTGGAGAGCGCCGGTGACGTTCGGAGGTGGCAGAGGGATGACGAACTTGCCAGCAGAGGGTTTCCTGCAGGCTTCAGGCTTGAAGTAGCCAGCCTTCTCCCACCACTGGTACCAGGCAGCCTCGACGGCGCTGGGGTTGTATGCCGAGAAATGAGGATGCTCGAAAGACTGGAtgaccttcttctggccGGCCGGGGTGTTGTCTTCGTACGGAGGGAGAGCAGGtgtcttctccttcttctccttgggggCGGACACAGCAGCGGGCTGCTTCGCTTTGGCGGCCGCCTGCTTAGCAGCGAActtggcggccttgtcgGCTTtagccttctccttcttgtctaCAAGAGCAAAGAAACGGGTGTAAGTTGGTGACCACGAGTTTGCATAGTAGACTTCAGTTCCACAGGGCTCACGAACCGTTCTTCTTCGGGGCAGGGGCAGCCGGCGCGGCGGCAGGCGCGGCAACGGGTTGATCTTCCGCCATGTTGActttcttgttgctgttgtaaGTCGAATAGGGTCGAGGAACCGGAAGTATGCGGGTCGTCGTGATTTTAAGCAATGAATGCCTTCTCGAGCTTCCAATTGCCAATCGCCACAACGAAAGCGGCATTCAGAGGGATAAGGGTCAATGGGCAGCTGAAGGGTTGAGCGTTATAGGCGGGCCGTCAGGCTGACAGGAATTTCTTTTGCGGCCGCCCCTCGGAGGGGCAGACGGACTAGACCGGCCGGGAGCCATGGG is part of the Sordaria macrospora chromosome 1, complete sequence genome and harbors:
- a CDS encoding 60S ribosomal protein eL37, with amino-acid sequence MTKGTSSFGKRHTKTHGLCRRCGRRSLHNQKKVCASCGYPAAKTRKYNWSEKAKRRKTTGTGRLRYLSTVSRKFKNGFQTGVPKGSKAPVAA